The Caballeronia sp. NK8 genome includes a window with the following:
- a CDS encoding nuclease-related domain-containing protein encodes MLVAVGGYHVFKAIKRRSRSRSRSAHRAKRSSDDIGAAGEALAQAKLRTTLRWLCGDNFYLHEGTLLIEHAPGTAFPTAEIDHLAITPFGVFVFETKNWSGRIAPSSCTAMLTRIAPDGKADEPRSPIEQNRSKIRFLREQLPAIWPVAGAGLFMSPEVALHPELSTDLLALDDLPAGCVRSVQSTPAGRRWTSPRPAKRYSSKRTPRSKVSWRTRSARSARYR; translated from the coding sequence TGCTTGTCGCAGTCGGCGGCTATCACGTATTCAAAGCCATCAAGCGGCGGAGCCGATCTCGTTCGCGCAGCGCCCATCGCGCAAAACGCTCGTCGGACGATATCGGTGCGGCCGGCGAGGCTCTGGCTCAAGCAAAGCTTCGAACGACCCTCAGGTGGCTGTGCGGCGATAACTTCTACCTGCACGAAGGGACGTTGCTCATAGAACATGCTCCCGGGACTGCGTTCCCTACCGCAGAGATCGATCACCTCGCGATTACGCCGTTCGGCGTCTTCGTTTTCGAGACGAAGAATTGGTCCGGCCGCATCGCGCCGTCGAGTTGCACCGCGATGCTGACACGCATTGCGCCCGACGGAAAGGCGGACGAGCCCCGCTCGCCTATAGAACAAAACCGCAGCAAGATCCGCTTCCTCCGAGAGCAGCTTCCTGCGATATGGCCGGTTGCTGGCGCGGGTCTCTTCATGTCGCCAGAAGTCGCCCTCCATCCGGAACTATCGACCGATCTATTGGCACTGGACGACCTCCCCGCTGGTTGCGTTCGAAGCGTGCAGAGTACACCGGCAGGTCGGCGGTGGACGTCGCCAAGGCCCGCGAAGCGATACTCATCTAAGCGGACGCCTCGATCGAAGGTTTCATGGCGCACAAGGTCCGCGCGAAGCGCGAGATACCGGTAA
- a CDS encoding FlhC family transcriptional regulator — MSTTTLDAVETNIALRQYLAEKIQRTNFSLTAVIHKILARYSSAEAFFGVSFDNMETFKAHAVPMAKLMNMPFLALSPALQDPRDWATFVDGIMFSTAVSKLSSSMPFVDDVTARDIFHYNCAYVSLLKDVLHQSVLAAPLLGISFELAEYLMGLPIGRLEAAIGGIRFPLFRWRFDDERFWRQYGADSLTEEAVAHYVMRTSNLKPSGLPFKNLWSDLRLDRARREIYARLLMTQGCRASTATNLFSVTSAVTRNTYREIHGVSSPCGNSASSLTWYVERPTHRLQATMLVWLYRCALKNGANIPEALIASNDVLDKMFGSRLAVSADRANHLTRSMAIDSRLNVAPCRTCATEYILANDEGKIELAKDFVCPGCTGDLKPRLTEPKRKGRKAKK, encoded by the coding sequence ATGTCGACCACCACGCTTGATGCCGTTGAGACCAACATTGCCCTTCGGCAGTATCTCGCTGAGAAAATACAAAGGACCAACTTTTCGCTGACGGCGGTTATCCATAAGATACTCGCGCGGTACAGCAGCGCCGAAGCATTCTTTGGCGTCTCGTTTGACAACATGGAAACGTTCAAGGCGCACGCCGTACCGATGGCCAAGCTTATGAACATGCCGTTCCTGGCGCTGTCGCCGGCGCTGCAGGATCCTCGCGATTGGGCGACCTTTGTCGACGGGATAATGTTTTCGACAGCAGTGTCGAAGCTTTCTTCATCGATGCCTTTCGTCGACGACGTGACGGCGCGCGATATTTTCCATTACAACTGCGCCTATGTCTCGCTGCTCAAAGACGTGCTGCACCAGAGTGTGCTCGCAGCGCCGCTCCTAGGTATCTCGTTCGAGTTAGCCGAATACCTGATGGGCTTGCCAATCGGACGGCTGGAAGCAGCAATCGGCGGAATCCGCTTCCCACTGTTTAGATGGCGGTTCGACGACGAGCGCTTCTGGCGACAATACGGCGCTGACTCGCTTACCGAAGAGGCCGTCGCTCACTATGTCATGCGCACCTCGAACCTCAAGCCGAGTGGACTACCTTTCAAGAATCTCTGGTCCGACCTGCGGCTCGACCGCGCTAGACGCGAGATCTACGCGAGATTGTTGATGACCCAGGGTTGTCGCGCTTCCACCGCCACAAACCTGTTTAGCGTGACTTCGGCGGTCACTCGAAATACTTATCGAGAGATCCACGGCGTCAGCTCGCCATGCGGAAATAGTGCAAGCTCGTTGACGTGGTACGTCGAGCGTCCCACGCATCGACTCCAAGCAACCATGCTCGTATGGCTCTATCGATGTGCTCTCAAAAACGGAGCGAACATTCCGGAAGCGCTGATTGCCTCCAACGACGTTCTCGACAAGATGTTCGGTAGTCGGCTCGCCGTTTCTGCTGACCGCGCGAACCATCTCACCCGCTCTATGGCGATCGATTCGAGGTTGAATGTCGCACCGTGCAGAACTTGCGCGACGGAATACATCTTGGCGAACGACGAAGGGAAGATCGAATTGGCGAAGGACTTCGTTTGTCCCGGTTGCACTGGCGATCTCAAGCCGCGCCTGACCGAGCCTAAGCGCAAAGGTCGCAAGGCCAAGAAATAG
- a CDS encoding CAP domain-containing protein, with amino-acid sequence MTIQKNFKLSMAAIAASLLVAACGGGGGGGSSDASPAAPASGASTPATTTPANLTTPQYPADSFHLAAFNLLNQQRQQCGFPALQENTVLDQSVAAHAQYQATNNIVSDTETAGAPGFTGVSYADRAVHFGYPQNVPIGGVSGGLYTNATWTEAHYGQQAIYGLISGVYHSMIAVAPMNTVGIGKVATTYNGFPQEWYALALANYQQVTTNAPLTFPCQGTTGVANDSFGEMPTPPATSGHWGTPVAVAGNPNDTIVMQTGTMTDSASHVIALQVLDSATDPNKILPKWMGVAYPATPLSPNAQYTVSLTGTINGVAFSRTFTFTTGSILAG; translated from the coding sequence ATGACGATTCAGAAAAACTTCAAACTTTCGATGGCCGCGATCGCTGCATCGCTTTTGGTCGCTGCTTGCGGCGGTGGCGGTGGTGGCGGCAGCAGCGATGCATCGCCTGCGGCCCCGGCGAGCGGTGCCAGCACGCCCGCGACAACGACTCCGGCGAATCTAACTACGCCTCAGTACCCGGCTGACAGCTTCCATCTGGCAGCGTTCAATCTGCTCAACCAGCAGCGCCAGCAATGCGGCTTCCCTGCCCTTCAGGAAAACACGGTGCTCGATCAGTCGGTGGCTGCTCATGCGCAGTATCAGGCCACGAACAATATCGTGTCCGATACTGAAACGGCGGGTGCTCCCGGGTTCACAGGCGTCTCGTATGCTGATCGGGCGGTACACTTCGGTTACCCGCAGAACGTGCCGATCGGCGGTGTATCGGGCGGCTTATACACGAATGCGACGTGGACGGAAGCGCACTACGGACAGCAAGCTATCTATGGCCTGATCTCCGGCGTGTATCACAGCATGATTGCCGTTGCACCGATGAACACGGTCGGTATCGGCAAGGTCGCGACGACCTACAACGGTTTCCCGCAGGAGTGGTATGCACTGGCACTCGCCAACTATCAGCAGGTCACGACGAACGCGCCATTGACGTTCCCGTGCCAAGGCACTACCGGCGTCGCAAACGACTCTTTTGGAGAAATGCCGACGCCCCCTGCAACGTCCGGCCATTGGGGTACGCCGGTCGCGGTCGCGGGCAACCCGAATGACACCATCGTCATGCAGACCGGCACGATGACCGATTCGGCGTCGCACGTGATCGCCTTGCAAGTGCTGGACTCGGCCACGGACCCGAATAAGATTCTGCCGAAGTGGATGGGCGTCGCTTACCCCGCCACGCCGTTGTCGCCGAACGCGCAATATACGGTCTCGCTCACCGGTACGATTAACGGCGTAGCGTTCTCGCGTACCTTCACCTTCACGACTGGAAGCATCCTCGCCGGCTAA